Within the Stenotrophomonas maltophilia genome, the region GCCAACACCGCACGGTGACGGAATCGAATTCTTGGAAAATCAAGCGGTTAAATCGAAGATGCGAATTCTGGTCAGTAACGACGATGGCGTCGACGCCGCAGGTATCCGGATGCTTGCCTCGGTACTGCGTGACGCCGGCCACGAAGTGACGGTGGTCGCACCCGACCGCGATCGCTCAGGCGCCAGCAATTCACTGACCCTGGACCTGCCCATCCGGCTCAAGCGCATCGATCACTACACCGTGTCGGTGGCCGGCACGCCCACCGACTGCGTGCATCTGGCGCTGACCGGCCTGCTGGAGTTCGAACCCGACATTGTCGTGTCGGGCATCAACAACGCCGCCAACCTGGGTGACGACGTGATCTATTCCGGAACCGTCTCGGCGGCGATGGAGGGGCGCTTCCTCGGCCTGCCCGCGGTGGCGGTGTCCCTGGTGACCCGCAATCACGATCCCCGTCACTTCGAGACCGCGGCGCGTGCCGCCGTGGAAATCGTCGCCCGCCTCAAGGCCGACCCGCTGCCGGCGGACACCATCCTCAACGTCAACGTGCCCGACCTGCCGTGGACCGAGGTCAAGGGTTTCGAAGTCACCCGGCTGGGCAACCGCCATCGCGCCGAAGGCTGCATCCCGCAGAAGGATCCACGCGGCAACGAGGTGTACTGGATCGGTCCGGCGGGCCGCGAGCAGGACTCCGGCCCCGGCACCGACTTCCACGCGGTGCGTACCGGGCATATCTCGATCACCCCGATCCAGGTGGATCTGACCCGCTATCAGGCGCTTGAGAAAGTGGCCAGCTGGGTCGGCGGTCTCAGCGCCGCGCTGGACCAGCCGGCATGAGCCCACGCCTGCGCCTGCAACCGGAAGCCGTCGGCATCGGCATGACGTCACAGCGCGTCCGCGATCGTCTGGTCGATCGCCTGCGCGAAGCCGGCATCGTCGACGAATCCACGCTGAACGCGATCCGGGTGGTGCCCCGCCATCTGTTCATCGACGAGGCCCTGGCCTCGCGGGCCTATGAAGACACCGCGCTGCCGATCGGCCACGGCCAGACCATCTCGCAACCCTGGGTGGTGGCCCGGATGACCGAAGCGGTCGTGCAGGTGGCGCCCAAGCGGGTGCTGGAAGTGGGGACGGGCTCCGGCTACCAGGCCGCCGTGCTTGGTGCACTGGGTCTGGAGGTCTACACCGTGGAGCGCATCGGCGACCTGCTGCGGCAGGCCCGCAAGCGGTTCCGCGCACTCGGCATGAACATCCGCACCAAGCACGATGACGGCCGTGTCGGCTGGGCCGAGCACGGCCCGTTTGATGCCATCGTCGTCACAGCTGCGGCCCCGGCGCTGGTCGACGCACTGATCGAGCAGCTGGCCGAAGGTGGCCGGCTGGTGGCGCCGGTCGGCGGTGCCAGTGCACAGTCGCTGGTGCAGCTGGACCGCAGGGCCGACGGCAGCGTCGAACAGCGCGTGCTGGCACCGGTCACCTTCGTGCCGCTGCTGTCTGGCATGCTGGATTGAATCCACGGAGCAGGGTTGCATGAAGATTTTCGGACCGCTGTACGAGCGGGCGATGAAGTGGGCGGCGCACGAACGCGCGCCGACCTACCTGACGGTGCTGAGTTTTTTCGAGGCGATCATCTTTCCGGTGATGCCGGAAGTGATGCTGGCCCCGATGTGCGTGGCTCAACCCCGGCGCGGCTGGTGGTTCGCGACCCTCAGCCTGGCCGGTTCGATGGTCGGTGCCGTGGTCGGCTATGCGCTGGGTCACTTCGCATTCGAGGCGATCAAGCCGTTGTTCGAAGTGCTGGGCATGTTGCCGGCAATCGAACAGGGCATCACCACCGTGCAGGAGAAGATGGCCGAATCGCCGTGGGCGGTGTTCACGTTCCTGGTCCTGGGCGGCTTCATGCCGATCCCGATGAAGGTCTTCACGTGGGCATCGGGTATCGTCGGCGTACCGATGCCGCAGTACCTGCTGAGCATGCTGATCGGACGCGGCAAGCGCGTGTATGTGCTCGCTGCCGTGATCCGCATCGGTGGAGCGCGCGCCGAAGCGGCGCTGCGTCGCTGGATTGAACCGCTGGGCTGGATCGCCACCGCGTTGGTGGTGGTGCTGATCGCCTGGCTTGTATGGAGGTCGAAGTTCGCATGAGTGCTGATCGTCTGAGCAAGGGAGTGCGCGTCGGCGCGCTGGTGCTGCTGGTTTCCGGCCTGGCTGCCTGTGGCACTGCCACGGTGGTGCGGCCCAATGGCAGTGGTGGCGGGGCGGCGGTCACTACGCCCAAGACTTCGGTGGCCAAGCCGGGGCAGACCGTGGTCGTGCGCAAGGGCGACACGATCTACGCGCTGGCCCGCATCCACGACATCACCCCGGCCGATCTGATCGCGTGGAACAGCCTGGACAACCCGTCGACGATCTATCCGGGGCAGGTCATCCGCCTGTATCCGCCGGGGGCCAGCAGCGGCCGCGCACCGACCACCGTGGTCACCGCGCCGCGCAGCGGCGGCAGCACGGCACCGGCCACGGCACCGGCCGGTCCGGTGAAGAGCAACATCGCCTGGCGCTGGCCAGCCGATGGCGCGATCGTGGGCCGCTACGTGGCAGGCGACGCAACCAAGCAGGGCGTCGACATTGCCGGCACCAGCGGGCAGGCCGTCAAGGCCACCGCCAACGGTGTGGTGGTGTACTCGGGCGCCGGACTGGTCGGCTATGGCGAGCTGATCATCATCAAGCACAGCGACCAGTGGCTGTCGGCCTACGGCCACAACCGCAAGCGCCTGGTCAACGAGGGACAGAGCGTGAAGGCGGGTGAGCAGATTGCCGAGATGGGGCGCACCGGCGCGAATCGCGACATGCTGCACTTTGAAATCCGCTACAACGGCAAGCCGGTCGATCCGCAGCAGTACCTGCCAGCGCGCTAGCGCAGGCAGGTACGGTAGCGCCGGGCCATGCCCGGCGTATGCGCATCAAGGTAGCGCCGGGCCATGCCCGGCGGTGGTCCTCAACCTTCCAGGATGAACGCGGCCGCCACCTTGCGGCCTTCGCCGGCAAGGATGTTGAAGGTGCGCGCCGCGGCAGGGTTGTTCATCACTTCCAGGCCGATCCCGCGCGACAGGCAGGCGGCCATCACCGCAGCCGACGGAAACACCTGCCGCTCGCCGGTTCCCAGCACGATCAATGCAGGACTCAGTGCCAGCACCGGTTCCAGGTCGGCCACCGTCAGCGCCGCCGCATCGGCGACAGGCCAATGTTCGACCAGCTGGTCCGGCGTCAGCAGAAAGCTGCTGGCCAGCACCGTGTCATTGACCTTGGCCGAGCGGCCATCGGCAGCGCGCAGGCTGTAGGCGTAATCGGGCGGCTCGTGGTTCAGCTGCATGGCGGTAGCGCGATCAGCCGCGCGGCAGCACGATCTGGCGCTGCTCCCTGCTCGGGCGATACAGCACGGCAACGTGACCGATGCGCTGCACCAGCGCACTGTTGGTGGCTTCGACGATCTCGCCGATCATCGCGTCCCGGGCCTCGCGGTCCTCGGCTGCGACCTTGACCTTGACCAGCTCGTGGCGCTCCAGCACTTCGTTCAGCTCCGCGATGAAGGCCGGGGTCACTCCCTTGCCGCCGGTCTGCAGCAGGGCCTTCAGGTCGTGGGCTTGGCCGCGCAGGAAACGGGTCTGGGAGGCGGTCAGGGCGATGGACATGCAGGAAAAGACGGTTGAATGGGGGGATCAGGGTATCATGACGGCCCCATCAGCCCCTATTTCCAATGGCAACCCGCAGCAAAAGCAGCCAGCGCTGGCTCAAGGAACACTTCTCCGACCCCTTCGTGAAGAAGGCGCAGGCCGAAGGCATGCGCTCGCGGGCGGCCTACAAGCTTGAAGAGTTGCTTGAACGTGACCGCCTGCTGAAGCGGAACATGGTCGTGGTGGACCTCGGTGCCGCCCCTGGCGGGTGGTCTCAGCAGGTTCGGAGACAGATGGGCGATACCGGCCGCGTGCTGGCGCTGGACATCCTGGACATGCCGCCGCTGGCGGGTGTGGAGTTCCTTCACGGTGACTTCAGGGAAGAAGCCGTCCTATCTCAGTTCGAAGCCATGCTCGGGGACGAGCCGGTGGACCTTGTGCTGTCGGACATGGCCCCCAATAAAAGTGGCATGGACGCGGTCGACCAGCCGCGGATGATGCATCTGGCGGAGCTGGCGCTGGACTTCGCCGACAACCACCTGAAGACCGGCGGGGCGTTCCTGATCAAGCTGTTCCAGGGTGTGGGCTTTGACGACTACGTGCGTGAAATGCGCCGTCGCTACGACAAGGTCTCCATCCGCAAGCCGGAAGCGTCGCGCAAACGCTCTCCCGAGGTGTACGCCTTGGGTCAGGGCAAACGCGCCCACATGAAGTAAGCTCGCAACGTAAGTTTCAACCCCAACGCAACGCCCGCACTGAGAGGAACACCGGAGCCAATGAGGATGAACGACTTGACCAAGAACCTCCTGCTATGGGTGGTCGTCGCCGTCGTGCTGATGGTGGTCTTCCAGAGCTTCTCGCCCAAGTCCTCCGGGGCCGGTGCGCAGGGTGCGTCCTATTCGCAGTTCCTGGACCAGGTGGACAGCGGCAACGTGCAGAAGGTCGCCTTCGGCGGCGACATGCGCGGCGGCACCAGCCAGATCACCTACACCACCCGGGGTGGACAGTCGTCCACCATCACCGCGCCGTTCGATCGCGACCTGATCAACGTGCTGCGCACCAAGAACGTCGAGATCGTGCAGGAGGAGCCCTCCAGCGGCATCTCCCTGGGCGCGATCCTGATGAATTTCCTGCCGGTCATCCTGATCATCGGCTTCTGGCTGTTCATCATGCGCCAGATGCAGGGCGGCGGCGGCGGCGCCAAGGGCGCGATGTCCTTCGGCAAATCGCGCGCCAAGCTGCAGGGCGAGGACCAGATCAAGGTCACCTTCGCCGATGTCGCCGGCTGCGACGAGGCCAAGGAGGAAGTGGGCGAACTGGTCGACTTCCTGCGCGACCCGTCCAAGTTCACCAAGCTGGGCGGCAAGATTCCGCGTGGCGTGCTGATGGTCGGCCCGCCGGGTACCGGCAAGACGCTGCTGGCCAAGGCCATCGCCGGTGAGGCGAAGGTGCCGTTCTTCTCGATCTCCGGTTCGGACTTCGTGGAAATGTTCGTCGGTGTCGGCGCCAGCCGCGTGCGTGACATGTTCGAGCAGGCCAAGAAGCACGCCCCGTGCATCATCTTCATCGACGAGATCGATGCCGTCGGCCGCCACCGTGGTGCTGGCCTGGGCGGCGGCCACGACGAGCGCGAGCAGACCCTGAACCAGCTGCTGGTCGAGATGGATGGCTTCGAGGGTGGCGAAGGCGTGATCGTGATCGCCGCGACCAACCGTCCGGACGTGCTGGACCCGGCGCTGCTGCGCCCGGGTCGCTTCGATCGCCAGGTGGTGGTCGGTCTGCCCGACGTGAAGGGCCGCGAGCACATCCTGAAGGTGCACATGCGCAAGCTGCCGCTGGCCGACGACGTCGAGCCGCTGGTGATCGCACGCGGTACCCCGGGCTTCTCCGGCGCGGACCTGGCCAACCTCTGCAACGAGGCAGCCC harbors:
- the rlmE gene encoding 23S rRNA (uridine(2552)-2'-O)-methyltransferase RlmE; amino-acid sequence: MATRSKSSQRWLKEHFSDPFVKKAQAEGMRSRAAYKLEELLERDRLLKRNMVVVDLGAAPGGWSQQVRRQMGDTGRVLALDILDMPPLAGVEFLHGDFREEAVLSQFEAMLGDEPVDLVLSDMAPNKSGMDAVDQPRMMHLAELALDFADNHLKTGGAFLIKLFQGVGFDDYVREMRRRYDKVSIRKPEASRKRSPEVYALGQGKRAHMK
- a CDS encoding peptidoglycan DD-metalloendopeptidase family protein; its protein translation is MSADRLSKGVRVGALVLLVSGLAACGTATVVRPNGSGGGAAVTTPKTSVAKPGQTVVVRKGDTIYALARIHDITPADLIAWNSLDNPSTIYPGQVIRLYPPGASSGRAPTTVVTAPRSGGSTAPATAPAGPVKSNIAWRWPADGAIVGRYVAGDATKQGVDIAGTSGQAVKATANGVVVYSGAGLVGYGELIIIKHSDQWLSAYGHNRKRLVNEGQSVKAGEQIAEMGRTGANRDMLHFEIRYNGKPVDPQQYLPAR
- the surE gene encoding 5'/3'-nucleotidase SurE, with product MRILVSNDDGVDAAGIRMLASVLRDAGHEVTVVAPDRDRSGASNSLTLDLPIRLKRIDHYTVSVAGTPTDCVHLALTGLLEFEPDIVVSGINNAANLGDDVIYSGTVSAAMEGRFLGLPAVAVSLVTRNHDPRHFETAARAAVEIVARLKADPLPADTILNVNVPDLPWTEVKGFEVTRLGNRHRAEGCIPQKDPRGNEVYWIGPAGREQDSGPGTDFHAVRTGHISITPIQVDLTRYQALEKVASWVGGLSAALDQPA
- a CDS encoding YqaA family protein encodes the protein MKIFGPLYERAMKWAAHERAPTYLTVLSFFEAIIFPVMPEVMLAPMCVAQPRRGWWFATLSLAGSMVGAVVGYALGHFAFEAIKPLFEVLGMLPAIEQGITTVQEKMAESPWAVFTFLVLGGFMPIPMKVFTWASGIVGVPMPQYLLSMLIGRGKRVYVLAAVIRIGGARAEAALRRWIEPLGWIATALVVVLIAWLVWRSKFA
- a CDS encoding protein-L-isoaspartate(D-aspartate) O-methyltransferase; the protein is MSPRLRLQPEAVGIGMTSQRVRDRLVDRLREAGIVDESTLNAIRVVPRHLFIDEALASRAYEDTALPIGHGQTISQPWVVARMTEAVVQVAPKRVLEVGTGSGYQAAVLGALGLEVYTVERIGDLLRQARKRFRALGMNIRTKHDDGRVGWAEHGPFDAIVVTAAAPALVDALIEQLAEGGRLVAPVGGASAQSLVQLDRRADGSVEQRVLAPVTFVPLLSGMLD
- a CDS encoding Mth938-like domain-containing protein, with the protein product MQLNHEPPDYAYSLRAADGRSAKVNDTVLASSFLLTPDQLVEHWPVADAAALTVADLEPVLALSPALIVLGTGERQVFPSAAVMAACLSRGIGLEVMNNPAAARTFNILAGEGRKVAAAFILEG
- the ftsH gene encoding ATP-dependent zinc metalloprotease FtsH, with the translated sequence MNDLTKNLLLWVVVAVVLMVVFQSFSPKSSGAGAQGASYSQFLDQVDSGNVQKVAFGGDMRGGTSQITYTTRGGQSSTITAPFDRDLINVLRTKNVEIVQEEPSSGISLGAILMNFLPVILIIGFWLFIMRQMQGGGGGAKGAMSFGKSRAKLQGEDQIKVTFADVAGCDEAKEEVGELVDFLRDPSKFTKLGGKIPRGVLMVGPPGTGKTLLAKAIAGEAKVPFFSISGSDFVEMFVGVGASRVRDMFEQAKKHAPCIIFIDEIDAVGRHRGAGLGGGHDEREQTLNQLLVEMDGFEGGEGVIVIAATNRPDVLDPALLRPGRFDRQVVVGLPDVKGREHILKVHMRKLPLADDVEPLVIARGTPGFSGADLANLCNEAALFAARGNEKEVRMDHFDRARDKILMGAERRSMAMSEEEKTLTAYHEAGHAIVGRLVPEHDPVYKVTIIPRGRALGVTMYLPEGDKYSMNRVAIQSQLCSLYGGRVAEELIFGTDKVTTGASNDIERATKMARNMVTKWGLSEELGPIAYGEEDDEVFLGRSVTQHKSVSNDTARRIDEEVRNILDKAYARTTQLLTDNIDKLHTMSQLLLQYETIDAPQIDAIMEGREPPPPAGWNKSNKDGGSNDKGGDARPLPPIAGPAESH
- the yhbY gene encoding ribosome assembly RNA-binding protein YhbY: MSIALTASQTRFLRGQAHDLKALLQTGGKGVTPAFIAELNEVLERHELVKVKVAAEDREARDAMIGEIVEATNSALVQRIGHVAVLYRPSREQRQIVLPRG